A window from Solanum stenotomum isolate F172 chromosome 5, ASM1918654v1, whole genome shotgun sequence encodes these proteins:
- the LOC125863997 gene encoding uncharacterized protein LOC125863997 encodes MAFQTGKKVLLKVSPMKGVMRFGKKVNLSPRYIGPFEIIDCVGPVAYRFALPHNLSKVHPVFHVSMLKRYHGNENHIIKWDSVLLEKDLRYEEEPIEIIDRDVQKLRTKEIKFVKVKWKHRRVEEAT; translated from the coding sequence ATGGCATTCCAGACTGGTAAGAAAGTTCTTCTAaaagtatcacccatgaaaggggtgatgagatttggcaagaaggtcAATCTTAGTCCtcgatacattggtccatttgagattATTGACTGTGTAGGGCCAGTGGCTTATAGATTTGCTTTACCTCATAACCTATCGAAagttcatccagtatttcatgtgtccatgttgaagagatatcatggcaACGAGAATCACATCATAAAATGGGATTCGGTGTTGTTAGAAAAAGACCTCCGGTATGAGGAAGAACCGATTGAAATTATTGATCGTGATGTTCAaaagttgaggaccaaagagattaagtTCGTGAAAGTTAAATGGAAGCATCGTCGagttgaggaggctacttga